The nucleotide sequence GAAGACCCGGAATTTGAAACGTTCTACACGAAGAACATTTTGCTGAACGAGGGCATCCGTGCTTGGATGGCTTCTCAGGATCAGCCGCATGAACACTTTGTATTCCCTGAAGAGGTTCTCCCCCGTGGTAACGCTCTCTAATCCTTCATTCGCAGGCAACCGCGACCAAGAATCATCTGGATTTGCTTGGTGGGCTGGTAATGCTCGTTTAATCAATCTCTCTGGTAAATTACTGGGTGCTCACGTCGCCCACTCTGGTCTGATCGTTTTCTGGGCAGGTGCAATGACCCTGTTTGAGGTCTCGCACTTCATCCCTGAAAAACCAATGTACGAGCAAGGTTTGATCTTGCTGCCTCACTTGGCAACTCAAGGTTGGGGCGTTGGGCCGGGTGGCGAAGTGATTAACACTTTCCCTTACTTTGTTGTGGGTGTTCTTCACCTCATTTCTTCTGCCGTTCTCGGTCTGGGTGGAATCTACCACGCAGTTCGTGGGCCGGAAACGCTTGAGGAATATTCGTCTTTCTTCGGTTACGACTGGAAAGACAAAAACCAAATGACCAACATCATCGGCTATCACTTAATCCTCTTGGGTCTGGGTGCATTGCTGCTTGTTATCAAAGCAATGTTCTTTGGGGGTGTCTATGACACTTGGGCACCAGGTGGCGGTGATGTCCGCGTAATCACCAACCCCACGTTGAACCCCGCTAAAATCTTTGGCTATCTCACTAAAGCTCCTTTTGGTGGCGAAGGCTGGATTATCAGCGTGGACAACATGGAAGACATTATTGGAGGTCATATTTGGGTCGGGTTCATCTGCATCGCAGGCGGTATCTGGCACATTCTGACCAAGCCTTTTGGTTGGGCACGTCGGGCGCTGGTCTGGTCGGGTGAGGCTTACCTGTCCTACAGCTTGGGCGCATTGTCCTTGATGGGCTTCATTGCATCGGTGTTTGTTTGGTACAACAACACGGCTTACCCCAGCGAATTCTACGGTCCGACTGGTCCTGAAGCGTCTCAAGCGCAAGCAATGACCTTCTTGATCCGTGACCAAAAGCTGGGCGCGAACGTGGGTTCTGCTCAAGGTCCGACCGGTCTTGGTAAGTACCTGATGCGCTCTCCGACGGGTGAAATCATCTTCGGTGGAGAAACCATGCGCTTCTGGGATTTCCGCGGTCCTTGGTTGGAACCGCTGCGTGGTCCGAACGGTCTTGACTTGAACAAAATCAAGAACGATATTCAGCCTTGGCAGGTGCGCCGTGCGGCTGAGTATATGACCCATGCTCCGCTGGGTTCGATCAACTCGGTGGGTGGTGTTGCAACAGAAATTAACTCGTTCAACTACGTCAACCCCCGCGCTTGGTTGGCAAGCTTCCACTTCATCGTTGGCTTCTTCTTCTTGGTCGGTCACTTGTGGCATGCAGGTCGCGCTCGTGCGGCAGTTGCAGGCTTCGAGAGAGGAATTGATCGCGAAACCGAACCCGTGCTGTCGATGCCGAACCTTGACTAATTTTTAGTCTTGGGTCAAATCTAAGCCTCCGCCCTGTGCGGGGGCTTTTTGCATGAGAAAAGTCCGCATCAAGTCAGATGTATTGCTTAAATAAATTGCAGTGCAATAGAAGGATCAACTTGCACCGTAAAGAAGAATGACTATTGCACTATTACTCACAATCATCGCCGCGATCGCGGGCGCCCTCAGTGCAGCCGCACGCACCGCTACAAAACTAAAATCCCAAATGACTTCCTATCAGCCCAATACTGTACAAGAAGCGAAATTTGAGCAGGCAAATCAAACCAAACTGCAACCTGATCTAGATTCAGAGCGTCCCGAACCAGTTGAGGCTCCTGAGTTCTCTGAGGCTGAAGCTTCTGCTCAGGGTTCTGAAGCTTCGACGATTGCAATTTCTTCAATGATGCCGATCGCAGAGCCAGATATTTCCTTGGCAACTTCACTCAGAATTTCAGATGTGGTTGAATCGGACTTGTCGATCGAGTCTAAGCCACAAGAACATCACCATACGTCAGTTCTCGAAGAAATTGGACAGCTAGACCATAGCGAGGAGCAATTCAGCCAGCTTCAACAGCAGGCAACTGATTCAGATCATTTAGTGCGATTAACCGTTGCGGTCGAGCTAGGGGAGATGGCAAAACAAGGGCAAGCCAGCGATCGGGTCGTTGCTCTGCTGAATCAACTCATGCAAGATGCGGACATGGAGGTTCGAGTGCAAGCAGGTACCGCACTGGCGATGATTCCGATGGAAACGATCGGCGAGTAAGCGGTTAACTCCGATTGCCGTGGGTGGGGCAAGGTGGCGCAGAAATCGAGCGATCGAGCCAGCCGACCGCTTGCTGCAATCGGGGTAACGCTTCTTCTGGGTTGTCTTTCAGTAGGTAAACCAGCGCTACCGCAGATTGTTCGATCGCTCTTGCTTTCCGATTTGATTTGAGGCGATGCCAGTCGCGATCTCTGATGCTGAGGCGTTCGACGAGGGCTTGAGCGAGTTCGATCGTACTAATTTCGGAGAGGGATGGCTGAGAAGAAAGAGTGTCTGACATGATTCAGAGTGAGTAGAATGAAGCGTTCATCACTTATTCTGACGCATGGCGGCTTCTTCCGACGAGATTAACTTTGAGCAGGCTTTAGAGAACGTTGAACGATCTCTCGATCAACTGAAAGGGCGGTATGCCCAGGTTCAGCAGGACGAACAGCAGCTTGAAACGTTACAGCAGCGAAAAGCAACGCTTCAAACTCAGAGAAAATCTGCCGCGCTCAAAGCCGAATTACGAGAAATTGAGCAACAATTAGAAGAACTGGAATTGAATCTGGAAAGTCGGCTGTTTTCTTGGTCTGGCTTGAAAGAAGTATTCTGGCAGGCGGTACGATTTGGGGGGTTGGGCATTGCGATCGGCTGGTCGCTGGCATCCATCACCCTTAAAACGCCGACTCCCACCAATTCCTCGACTCCTTCTAATAGTTTGTCTAGCCCTTAGTATTGTTATGACTCGACGTATTGCAGAACTCCTCCGCGCTGGTCAACCTGACGAAACCGTGACGATCCAAGGTTGGGTACGGACTAAGCGAGAACAAAAAGGCTTTTCGTTTATTGAAGTGAATGACGGTTCTTCGATGGCGGGGTTGCAAGTCGTGATTAATCAGGATGTACCCGATTACGAGGCGAGTCTGAAGCGAATTAGCACTGGGGCATCGGTTGAGGTGTCGGGAGTGCTGGTTCCGTCTCCAGGGAAAGGGCAGCGAATTGAATTGAAAGCAAGCTCGGTCACGGTTTATGGGGAAGCTGATCCCGAAACTTACCCATTGCAGAAAAAGCGACATTCGTTTGAGTTTTTGCGGGAAATTGGACATTTGCGATCGCGCACCAACACATTAAGCGCAGTGTTCCGAGTCCGAAATGCCTGTGCGACTGCAATTCACCAATTCTTTCAAGAGCGAGGATTTCTGTGGGTGCATACGCCCGTGATTACAGCAAGCGATTGTGAGGGCGCGGGTGAGATGTTTGCGGTAACAAGTTTGAACTTGAAACAACCGCCGCTGAATGAACAAAAAGATATCGATTATACGCAAGACTTTTTTGGTAAGCCTGCTTATCTAACAGTAAGCGGACAGCTTGAAGCGGAAATTATGGCGATGGCGTTTAGCAATGTCTATACGTTTGGCCCCACATTTCGAGCGGAAAACTCTAATACTTCGAGACATTTAGCCGAATTCTGGATGGTTGAACCAGAGATGGCATTTTGTGATCTCGAAGGCGATATGGACTTAGCTGAGGCATTTTTGAAATATATTTTCAGCTATGTATTGGAGCATTGCCCGGAAGATATGGAGTTTTTCAATCAGAGAATTGATGACTCAGTATTAGCAACCGCAGAGAATATTATTAACAATCAATTTGAGCGGATTACTTATACAAAAGCGATCGAACTCCTCGAAAAAGCCGACAAGA is from Cyanobacteria bacterium FACHB-DQ100 and encodes:
- a CDS encoding photosystem II protein D2 yields the protein EDPEFETFYTKNILLNEGIRAWMASQDQPHEHFVFPEEVLPRGNAL
- the psbC gene encoding photosystem II reaction center protein CP43; translated protein: MVTLSNPSFAGNRDQESSGFAWWAGNARLINLSGKLLGAHVAHSGLIVFWAGAMTLFEVSHFIPEKPMYEQGLILLPHLATQGWGVGPGGEVINTFPYFVVGVLHLISSAVLGLGGIYHAVRGPETLEEYSSFFGYDWKDKNQMTNIIGYHLILLGLGALLLVIKAMFFGGVYDTWAPGGGDVRVITNPTLNPAKIFGYLTKAPFGGEGWIISVDNMEDIIGGHIWVGFICIAGGIWHILTKPFGWARRALVWSGEAYLSYSLGALSLMGFIASVFVWYNNTAYPSEFYGPTGPEASQAQAMTFLIRDQKLGANVGSAQGPTGLGKYLMRSPTGEIIFGGETMRFWDFRGPWLEPLRGPNGLDLNKIKNDIQPWQVRRAAEYMTHAPLGSINSVGGVATEINSFNYVNPRAWLASFHFIVGFFFLVGHLWHAGRARAAVAGFERGIDRETEPVLSMPNLD
- a CDS encoding HEAT repeat domain-containing protein: MTIALLLTIIAAIAGALSAAARTATKLKSQMTSYQPNTVQEAKFEQANQTKLQPDLDSERPEPVEAPEFSEAEASAQGSEASTIAISSMMPIAEPDISLATSLRISDVVESDLSIESKPQEHHHTSVLEEIGQLDHSEEQFSQLQQQATDSDHLVRLTVAVELGEMAKQGQASDRVVALLNQLMQDADMEVRVQAGTALAMIPMETIGE
- the asnS gene encoding asparagine--tRNA ligase; its protein translation is MTRRIAELLRAGQPDETVTIQGWVRTKREQKGFSFIEVNDGSSMAGLQVVINQDVPDYEASLKRISTGASVEVSGVLVPSPGKGQRIELKASSVTVYGEADPETYPLQKKRHSFEFLREIGHLRSRTNTLSAVFRVRNACATAIHQFFQERGFLWVHTPVITASDCEGAGEMFAVTSLNLKQPPLNEQKDIDYTQDFFGKPAYLTVSGQLEAEIMAMAFSNVYTFGPTFRAENSNTSRHLAEFWMVEPEMAFCDLEGDMDLAEAFLKYIFSYVLEHCPEDMEFFNQRIDDSVLATAENIINNQFERITYTKAIELLEKADKKFEYPVEWGLDLQSEHERYLAEELFKKPTIVTDYPTQIKAFYMRLSDDEKTVRAMDILAPKIGEIIGGSQREERLDVLERRIVQQGLDPATYWWYLDLRRYGTVPHAGFGLGFERLVQFMTGMANIRDVIPFPRTPQNVEF